Within Ovis aries strain OAR_USU_Benz2616 breed Rambouillet chromosome 3, ARS-UI_Ramb_v3.0, whole genome shotgun sequence, the genomic segment tgttagtcactcagttgtgtctgactctttgcaacctcatggaccacggggttcctctgtccatggaattctccaggctaaaaattctggagtgggttgccattcccttctccaggggatcttcctgacccaggggttgaacttgtgtctcctgcattggaggcagattctttaccatctgagtgaatcccagggaagcccaacaacttgcaaatattttctcctaattttgGGGCAGTTTTGCTCAATATTTCCAAATTGCCCTTCATAAGAGTTTCCCTTCATTTTGTTTCCCCAATTGCAGTGTGCAAAAGTACCTGCTTCCCCACATACTTAGTAAGAGTATGTAGCtcagtttctgtatttttttcccactttggtATTAGatatgatttgttgttgtttagttgctaagtcatgtccaactctttgtgaccccgtggtctgagccctccaggctcctctctccatggggtttcccaggcaagaatactggagtgggttgacatttcattcttcaggggatctttccgacccagggatcgaactcacgtctcctgcttggcaggtgaattctttaccattgaaccacctgggaagcccattagataTAATACTACTCCgtaattttaatgtgcatttatcTTACTACGAGCAAGGTAGaacattgttttcctgttttaagacccattgacattttttttttttttgtaaactgtCTATTCATATCTGGCccatttttctatattgtttttctctttttcttctcagtcTAAAGCCTTTTATATGCTAGGTGTATTAACCACTTGTTTGTGATATAAgtggcaaatatttttttaacattgctTATGGCATGGTTTTCCATACCAAAATTTTACTTCTATATAATCaaaagtttttttgtgtgtttttagtCAAAATTAAAGAGATTTGTCTCACTTATAGAGAAATTGACCCAAATCTTTAGTTAGTATTTGTATAACTCTCTCTAAATATGGTTCAcactatatgtatattatatacattccTTTATATGTACATTTACGTATAGcttcatgtataaaatatatgtaagataattatatataaagtatactgtcggtatatattgaatatatatataaatataccttCGACGCACTGTATTTTCTGAATGGGAATGAACGATGCTGTTAAATGCTGGCCTGAATATAGCAGTCTTGTAAATAACGATGTTCATTATCTGCTTTTCTTACTTACTCCTTCGAGTGGGTGAACCAGCACACTGCAGAGCAGGGGGTCCGACATAGGGAGCCCTGGCTTGAGTTTTGCTCCAACCCTTAATAGGTGTGTGATGCCCATCTCTTCTAAtcctgcttcctcacctgcaaaatcTCAAGGTATAGTGAGGAGCAGGGACTAGCTTCATGTAAGGGAACCTTGCTACAGTTTATAAAGGTGAGGTCTTCTTCTTCCCTGCTCTCCATAGGGTGCTGTGGGCCAGACGCAGCCAAGGAAATCAACAGTGTACTCTGGCAGCCATAATGTGGAGAATCTCATCCTGTCCTCTGAGCTGAAGCCTTTGATCTGATATAgagatgctttcttttttctctcctctaaAAGTCCCATAATGAGAGATCCCTGGTTTTATGCTGTGTGTTGCTATTGTGATTAGGCTTTGTGGaatgagggctttcctggtggctcaggtggtaaagaatctgcctgccaagcaggagacccaggtttgatccctgggttgggaagattcccctggaggagggaatggcaacccactccagtattcttgcctagagaattccatggacagaggagcctggtgggctatagtccatagggtcaaaaagagctggacgtgactgagtgactaacactttttgtGGAATGCGTGGACCTCAGAACAGGCTCCTTTTTACTGGCATAGAGTGAATACAAAGTAAGGAGGCCAGAACAGGAAGATGGCTATTATGGTTGATAACAACGTTCTTTGgaaaagtgattttggagcagtTGGGAAATGGATGGCACACTTTCTGATTATGAGACTGACTTCAGCAGGCTGTATCATGAAGGGAGACAGTGGCTTTCAACCACTGTGGGTTTCTGGGAAAACTAAGGAGATAAAAAATAATCCACCAGAAGAAAATGTCCATGAAAGCCTTAATGCTAGCTTAGCTAAAACTCATTCCTTGGAACATTTTACTCTTGTACTTGCCACGAACATAAGCCTGCTTTCAGAGATCTGAGGTTCCATAAATATTTGGACCACGCCATGAGCTCTTGATTTAGGCCCTTCAAAGAAGATCTCTAACTAAAAATAGAAAGCTGAGGCAGGAAAAAAATCATGTCTTTTGGAGAGGTCAGCACATCTGTGAAGTGTTTTGCTATGCCAGGCCGTGGTCTCTGGTTTCACGGGAACATTGTCAGTGCTGGTGCGTCCAGAGCAAATGGAGCAAATAGCCTTGTATTCTCTCTCACAGTGAGCTTCCTCCTAGGGTGGACGGCAGAGGGCTGTGTTTTCAGGCTGTGTTCTCTCGAGTGTCCTTTTCAGAGGTGGACTCTCTTGTCTCGCTGACAGCTTTGTCTCTTTGTAAACATAAGGACAAGAAATTCCTACCTGACCTTTATGTTTCCTCTAATGATGTTGTCCGGTTGTGCAGAGTAGAAAACACATCTTCCTTTGACTTTCTTCTTCCTTATCTTTTCCTTCCAATCAATGACCAAGTCCTCTTGATTCCactttatttgttgttcagtcattaagtcatgtttgactctttgcaaccccatgaacttcagcatgccagccttccctgtcctttgctatctcccagagcttgctcaaactcatatccattaagtcagtgatgccatccaaccatgtcatcctctgtcacccccttctcctcctgccttcaatctttcccatcatcaaggtcttttccaatgagtcagcccttcacatcagatggccaaagtattggagcttcagcttcagcatcagtccttccaatgaatattcagatttgatttcctttaggattgactggtttgatctccttgttgtccaagggactcttaaatcttctccagcaccacagttcaagagcatcaattctttggcaatcaactttctttatggtccaactttcacatccatacatgactactggaaaaaccatagctttgactatgtggccctttgttggcaaagtgatatctctgcttcttaatatcctgtctaggtttatcatagcttttcttgaaaaaagcaagtgtcttttaattttgtggctatgGTCACggtctgtggtgattttggagcccagaaaaataaaatctgtcactgtttccactttttacccttctatttggcatgaagtgatgggactgaatgctatgatcttagtttttcgaatgttgagttttaagccagctttttcactctcctctttaatcttcatcaagaggctctttacttcttcttcactttctgccattaaagtgatatcatctgcatgtctgaggttattgatatttctgggcagtcttgattccagtttgtgagtcatccagcctagcatttcgtatgatgtactctgcatataagttaaatcagcagagtgacaatatacagcattgatatgctcttttcccaattttgaactagtccattgttccttgtccagttctaactgttccttcttgtcgtgcatacaggtttcgcagGAGGGCAGGTAAGGttatctggtattcctatctctttaagaattttccacagtttgttgtgatccagacggtcaaaggctttaacatagtaaatgaagcagaagtagatgttttttgggattcccttgctttttctatgatatagtggatgttggcaatttaatctctgattcctcttgccttttctaaatccagtttgaacatctggaagttctgtgttcacatactgctgaagcctaggttggagaattttgagcattaccttgctagcatgtgaaatgagtgcagtttcatggtaatttgaacattctttggcattgcctttctttgggattggaatgaaaactggcctttttccagttctgtggccactgctgagttttccaaatttgctggcatattgagtggtaCCCTTTCACAGCTATAAAATTCTTGAATTTGTCACCTCCTCTTTATACACATCATTGCTGTATGAGTTTGCGTCCTCTCACCTGTTCTGTTGTAACCCTACCCCCTTGGCGCCAGTCATTCCTGCCAACAGTCTTCTATCCTGCTGTCAGTGGGGTCTTTCTAAGTTATAGTCACAAATACAGCCATGTCCACTTATTGATTAAGGTGATTTAGCAGTCTCATCTTCAGGATCAAGTCCagactctttattttatttttttaaatatatttttttgatgtggaccatttttcaaGTCTTAAGTGAATTTTGTTACAGCattgcttctcttttatgttttgtttttttcttggcacaaggcatatgggatcttagctcctcaaccagggatccagcctgcacAGCCTGcaggcaaagtcttagccactggaccagcagggaggtcCCATGTCTAGACTCTTTAGATTGATTCACAATTGTCTTTGCAGTCTGACTTGTCCCCATCTTTTGATGCCCAATGTTGGGAATGTCCTTTGCCCTCATTGCTCAGCTCTGCTTAAACCTTTAACATTTACTTAAATAGAACTTCTGCTGTGAAGCTTCTCCAGACAGAGGTCATTGGTGGTTCCCCAGTAACCCCAAAGATGCTTGACTCACTTTGGTCATAATACTACTACCTATATTGGGTTATTGGattataataaggaaaaaaaccAGAAAGAGGTGGGAGGGATATGTGTGCAGTGGATATAGCGTGGGCTTTGGAGTTCATTAACCTGGGTTTAAATCATGGCTTTGCCATTTGCTTATCTtgtgatcttggacttctctgaGTGTTTACTTTCCTATACGTCTACTGTGTAGTATTGAAAGGATGAAATCACATGATATATGCAAAAATTTATTAGTACTTGGTTGGAACGCAGTACATGACAATCTCCTACCTTTCTTTTATTTGCATCATCAGCTCTGAGGAATCAGCATTGTATTGGATGATGGTCAAAAcctattattttctctctgagAAACAGTTTTGGTACATTTTAGTTAGAGTCAAGACTGAAATAGCCTGTATATGCTGGGCCAATATAGACTTGAGTATCAAAGATTGGGAGTGTGTAGGAGACTGTTtgtgaagggaggaaggagaagagcaTAATTGTGTCAGGAAACTGATACTGCAATTAACATAAAAAGGTTTCCCTAAGTCACTTTGTTCCCTTGTGGTTGCACCTGAAACCCCATCCCATGAAGTGTAACTGTATCTTTAAGATACTAATGGGACAAGGAGGTAATTATATCCTCTTGATTGTCCATATCCAAATGTGAGGAATAGAGCTTTCTCTAAAAGGAGTGAAACCTACATCTTTTGTAAGAGCTGATCTGAGCCCCAGTGATGTGTGGCTTGTGTTTGAGGTGGAGAGCAGAGAGCTGGTTCTGAGTGTGCTTGACCAAACCATAGGGAACAGGAGAGATGAGCTGCAAGCCAGGCAGCAAATAGCCTGCCACGTCTGAACTGAGCATTTCCAAATGAAGAAGCCTCATGGTCGAGGCTGGAGATGCTTGTATTGAGTAAGTGATCTCAAATGCATTGCTTTTGGGGTATGGCATGTTATTATGAATGCTTCAAAAACAGAGAAATAGGAACTGgaaattcataaaaattatatGGCAGTCTTTTCCAGAAAATGGATATAtaaacccatttttaaaaaaccaaaaccctaTTTTATGTTGAATTTCTTATAGTCAAAGGGGGATAGTGTATtcgtttttattctgttttctattttactgtcttttttttttaatggtatgtagtctttcttttttaataagatgacttttgtttcatttatttattttttctggttgagtcatgtggcatgtgggatctcagttccccaaccagggatcgaatccgcacCCCCTGCGTTGGAGGCATGGCATCCCAACCCCtagaccgccaggaaagtccctctgtttttgcttttaatgtaGCCCATCATCCTGGAAAGGGCAGATTAAAAATAAGCTTGGCAGGGCTGCTCAGAACAGGGCTCACGTCGTCTTGTGTTCCTTCCAGGGCCAGTGTGAACTCCCTCGTCTCCCTTCCCAGCCAGCTCTCCACTGCCTGGATCCACCATGGTGTTTGGTGAGTTTTTCCATCGCCCGGGACCAGACGAGGAACTTGTCAACTTGAACGTGGGGGGCTTTAAGCAGACGGTCGACCAGAGCACCCTCCTGCGCTTCCCTCACACCAGGCTCGGGAAACTGCTCAGCTGCCACTCAGAGGAGGCCATCCTGGAACTGTGTGATGACTACAGTGTGGCCGATAAAGAGTACTACTTTGATCGCAACCCCTCGCTGTTCAGATACGTCTTGAACTTCTATTACACCGGGAAGCTGCACGTCATGGAGGAGCTGTGCGTGTTCTCGTTCTGCCAGGAGATTGAGTACTGGGGCATCAACGAGCTCTTCCTGGATTCCTGCTGCAGTAATCGCTACCAGGAGCGCAAGGAGGAGAACCACGAGAAGGACTGGGACCAGAAGAGCAACGATGTGAGCACTGACTCCTCTTTCGAAGAGTCGTCTCTGTTCGAGAAGGAGCTGGAGAAGTTTGACAAGCTACGATTTGGCCAGCTCCGGAAGAAGATCTGGATCCGGATGGAGAACCCAGCCTACTGCCTGTCGGCCAAGCTCATTGCCATCTCCTCCCTGAGCGTGGTGCTGGCCTCCATTGTGGCCATGTGCATCCACAGCATGTCAGAATTCCAGAACGAGGATGGGGACGTGGATGACCCCGTGCTGGAGGGCGTGGAGATTGCATGCATCGCCTGGTTCACGGGTGAGCTGGCCATCCGGCTGGTTACCGCTCCCTGTCAAAAGAAATTCTGGAAGAACCCTCTGAACATAATTGACTTCGTGTCCATCGTTCCCTTTTATGCCACGTTGGCTGTAGACACCAAGGAGGAAGAGAGTGAGGACATTGAGAACATGGGCAAAGTGGTCCAGATCCTCAGGCTCATGAGGATTTTCCGAATTCTCAAGCTTGCCCGGCACTCGGTGGGACTTCGATCTCTTGGTGCCACACTGAGGCATAGCTACCATGAGGTTGGCCTGCTGCTTCTTTTCCTGTCGGTGGGCATCTCCATCTTTTCTGTGCTTATCTACTCTGTGGAGAAAGACGACCACACCTCCAGCCTCACCAGCATCCCCGTCTGCTGGTGGTGGGCCACCATCAGCATGACGACCGTGGGCTATGGAGACACCCACCCGGTCACCTTGGTGGGAAAGCTGATTGCCAGCACATGCATCATCTGTGGCATCTTGGTGGTGGCCCTTCCCATCACCATTATCTTCAACAAGTTCTCCAAGTACTACCAGAAGCAAAAGGACATCGATGTGGACCAGTGTAGTGAGGACGTGCCAGAGAAGTGTCAGGAGCTCCCTTACTTTAACATTAGAGACATTTATGCCCAGCGGATGCATGCCTTCATCACCAGTCTCTCTTCGGTGGGAATCGTGGTGAGCGACCCCGACTCCACAGATGCTTCAAGCATTGAAGACAACGAGGATGTTTATAACACAGCATCCTTGGAGAATTTACCCCCAACGTGAGCAGGGAGTTTGTGCCTGGACCTTGTGTCCCTTCCCGATGTTAGGTTAACACAGCTTTATCAACCTCAATGGGTTCGTTAAAATCATTTACTTCTCAGGGTGTACTCTTCAGCCATAGTTGGACATTTCATTGCTCTGAAATGATAGAAAcgtctttatttttctcagtgaGGCGAATGAAATGCCTtgctctgaaatttattttttacaagaGAGTTGTGATATGATTTTGATTTTGCAAAACAAAGAATATGGTATATGGTATTGGGTGGGATTTCTTGCTCTGGCTTCTGTATCATTCTGTGTTTATCATTTACTCACATTGAGCTAACTGACAAGTAGAATCAAAGGCCCAGCTGGAGGCTACATGCATGTAAGATCCACAAAATGAGACAATGCATGTCAATCCATGTTCACACTCTAGACATGGACAATAGGAGCCTAATAAATTGCCTAATTCAGTACAGAGAATGTCTTGGTGGTATGTTTTGATGTAAAGTAACTATATTTCAATACGTTCACAATCGACTTGGTAGAGAAAATGCTGTTTTTAGCACATCAAGAGCCCTTTctgtatgtttttgaattttgGATATACATCAGCAGTGGGCTAGTCCTTCTGTTCAGTAGCATTGGTGGAGGTTGGCAGGTAGAAGGGTCATGTTCATGATTAAACCACACTTTCCAGTGTAACCTAATTATGCATGTACACGTTTAGGACATACTCAAATTGGTATATGTGCATAAAACATGTGCCCCTACAGAtctatttccagtatttattttctaatttcaactGCTAGAATAAAACCTCATCACCTGAAAATTGTGGAGCAGAGTGAACCTACACATTCACAGACAGAGATAACATTCAGTgactggaaggaaagagaaatgctGTCCAAACCCATAGATGTGACTCACTGTGGCCAGAGGAGTGAGACTTAAATCACTGAACATGGCTATGCCAGCAGCTGTGAAATGagccaatatttaaaaatagcctGAGAggcagtcatgtccacctcttatGTTTCTACTCCTCATAACGGGAGAAGAAATATTAGTACATACTCATTTCCAGAGCAGTGACAGCAGTTCTAGCCAATGTGAAGAGAATGTAGCTAAAATCTTAATTTTGGAGaggcatggcttccctggtggctcagacagtaaagaatctgcctgcaatgagggagacctgggtttgatccctgggttgggaagatcccctggaggagggcatggcagtccactccagttccttgcctggagaatccccatggacagaggggcctggcgggctacagtccatgctgtcacagagtcggacatgactgagctagtaAGCACCACCAATGGTGACTCTAACTCATGCTGTCAGGTTGGGTTCTTCCTGTGAGATCTTCTAAATGGAGGAGCTGCATGGATTTATGCTCCAACTTTTTAGGTTTGCACATGTGTTTTGTTGAAAGAAGGTTGTTCTCTCTAGGTTATCTGATGAAGGTAATTTTTTGACTCACCACTCCtgctgtttctttgacttttgaGATGGTTACAACTAACAGGGTTTATAGTCACTTTTAAATCTGAAGGCTTATTACGTGTATATGTGTCAtctcctgggacttctctggtggctcagttggtaaagaatccaccttcaatgcagaagacccgggtttgatcccttggtcaggaagatcccctggagaagggaaaggctgttcactctagtattcttgcctggagaattccatggacagaggagcctggtgggctactgcccatttgaagaaatgtttcctttttcccaAATGCCTTTGATGTTGGCATAATTATGTTGACTTTGAAGCATGGCGATAGGATTTGGAACCCAATTTTATTTAAGACTTCCTAAATAGTAATGAAGGAATTGAAGACTGCTTAGATAGTAATAGTGATAGGAGTAGTCATAGTAATAGCAATAGTAGTGGTaataaacagcaacagcaataataataataagctgcTATGTAAAGGCTTTACctatataatctcatttattcCTTACAACGTCCCTAGCAGCAAGGTTTGATTAATGTTGGGtctgggggatgggggagagcAGGGAATGGGTAGGGAGTGAGTGTTTTAatagggacagagtttcagtgtAGGAAAAGTTCAGGAGATGGGTGATGGTGAGAATTACACAACCACGTGAATGTGTTTAGTGCTACTGTACAGTTAAACATGGTTAAAATAGTACATTTTctgttatgtgacttttaccacaattaaaaaatgaggacACAGGTCATAGGAAAATGGCTCGAGTTCTCATGGCAAGTAACAGACTTGGGCTCAGAACCTTGGGAGCCAGATTCTGGAGCCTGTCCCTTGAACTGCACTGCCTCCTGCTGCACTGGGTTCAGGAGTGGATTTAAGGATGCATCAGGGCCATGTGCATCTGAAGAGGCAAAAAGCAACAAACTCTGTCAGACGTTGATTTTTCCAGTACGTGAGTAGAAAGGGAAAATACTGGCGTGTGTACCTTCCTCCTCCCGACTCACAAAGCTGACACAGTTGTTGACAGAGCAGGGTTTTCTAGAAGCTGAAGCAGCCTCTAAGGGTCCTTCCCTGATCCTGAGTGGCAGATGCAGTGGGAAACTTATGGTTCTATAAGAATCCAGAGCATCTCCCAATTAGTGGGTCCTTAAGAAGAGCTTTCTGGATCCTTTTACTCTTGAGTTCTTACAAGCTGTAAAGGACTTGTGTTTctgcctgttgttgttcagtcacttggtcgtgtctgactctgtgacaccgtggactgcagcttgccaggcctccctgtcccctaccatctcctggagtttgcccaagttcatgtccattgaatcggtgatgctatccagccatctccaCTGGTATCATGCGTTAATTCCTAGGGGTGGCTGGCCAGAGCACGTGATGGTGTGTGGAGTGAGTGGTAGGCTTTGCCAGCTGGAACTCTCTCTCCCAGAGCCTCACCTCAGTCCCTGCCATGCTCTTCAGTTGAAATTTGTGCCGCATCGTTAAGGCTCTAGCAACTGAGCTGCAGACTCTTCTTGTGTTTATGGCTCTCTCAGCTTTCCTGGGATGCACGCAGGTCACCTGTTGGTCATTCCCACGTGGTGAGATGGGGGTTCCTTCTTGAGGGAGGAGCTGAGTGAGTGGCTGAATGCCCACTGCATAGGGATTCTGGAGGTGGAGTGGGTgctgagggcagaggaggaagccAGGCAACCTACCCTAACTGGCATGGCTTCTCTTGGAGTTGATCAGTCCCAGCCACTGGGGTTCATTTGTTCCAGTGGGACCGGATAACCTCGTTCTTTCAAACTCCTGTACCTACCCTGTGGCCACTTCCTCCATTTCCTTGGATTTGTTATATCATTCTCAACAGCAGTTCCTATGTTGCTTTGGAAGGTCCTTGGAGCACCCAAGGACCTATCCCACCAGGCATGGTTTCCTCCCTCCCAGTCCTTCCCCTTTGGAAATAGTTTTAGTTTCTTGTGTCTCCACTCAGCACGACATGAGTGCTTACTGGGGTGTGTGCTCAGGGCAGGCACTGAAAATAGAAGAATGAGACACAGTCATTGCCCTCAGGGAGTCTTTAAAAGGCTGATGAGAGATGGATAAATCCATTgacttgcatgtgtgtgtgtgtgtgtgtgtgtgtgtgtgtgtgtgtgtgagtgacagagagagagagagagagagagagagagagaaggaaggcttcctggaggaggtgacatccTCTGTTGGGGATCATTGGTCTCAGATCatggtgagttcagttcagtcttagGGATAAAAACTTCACTGATTGAGGACAGGTCCCAGTCACAGACATGGCTAATCTCTGCCTTCAGGGCTTCTTTCCCCACCCCTGCTGACCACCCCTCTTTAGTTGAAGGGTGTTCTGCCTTTAGTTGCAATGATCCCCTTTTTTTACTGTGGGGCTTTAGCGATGCCCATATAGGTGGACTTCGTGTCTTTGCTTGCTTGTCCTCTCTTTGGTTTGTTTGCTGTTGCCAGCAATATTTGGTCACAGTTGCTTCTGTATGTGCCTGAGCCCATCCTCCTGTGTTGATCTGATATTTAACTTAGAGTTTTGGGGACACTTGGTATTGTCCCTGTCCAGAGGATTAAGATGAGCCATTGCCTTGGGACTTCCATGCTCTGAAACCCCTGTTCTATTTTATAGAGATTGATTGATGTTATTGAAGAAGGTTTTCTAACGTCCAGAAAGGGATTATTCATGCTATTATTTTGACCTAGAATAATAGCAGTTTCAATATGGTCCAATTTAAGGTTAAAAGTTTGCCTTGTGTTAGCAAAAAGGAATTTCTCAATTTCTTAGGCAAACTCTGTGGCTGGTCCCATCTGTATGTCTAGTTTAAGGAAGAAGTGGGCAtcaagaggggcttcccaggcagtgttagtgataaagaacctgcctgccaatgcaggagacaggggttcgatccctgggtcaggaagatcctttggaggagggtatgaatactacagtattcttatctggagagtcccatggacagagaagcctggtgggctgcagtccatggggttacaaagagtcggacatgactgagtgcatgcCTGGGTCCCCTGGGATGCCCATCATGTAGCTATAGTagtagtggtttagtcgctaagtcgtgtccgactcttgcgaccccatttactgtagcctgccaggctcctctgtccatggggttctccaggcaagaatgctggagtgggttgccatttccttctccaggggatcttcctgacccaggaattgaacccgggtcttctgcattatgAGCCTGCTATTCAGCTTCTGCTATTATCAAAACATTTTCTCTTCCTCAACTCACTCCCTCTCCTCCTCAGGTTATTTTGAAGCAATTTTCAGGCATATCATTGAATCCATAAGTATTtcagtatatttaaaagaataaattttttctAAACACAATTGCAGGGCcattagaaaacttaaaaataatttctcagtACTCTGAATGATACAGTCTTAGAAGATACTGCGGAGCCATTACTTTCCAGTTTCCTGGCATCTTTGAACATCTGGTTCAGGTAAGAATTTCTACAAATCAAGGCTAGAAGAGTCACAGGAAAGCAAGGAGCCTCAAGAAGTAATTGAAGTGACTTCTGCTTAGACCTGCAAATTATCTGAGACACAACTATTTCCTCCAGATTTAAAAATCTCCAGAGGCTCAGCTTACAGCTGAGAGCACACTTTACAGCTTACATTTAATGTTACAGCTTATAGCTAAATGTTGCcaacatggtggctcagatggtaaagaatctgcctgtaatggagACCTgaacttgatccctgggttaggaaaatcccctagagaggggcgtggctacccactctagtattgttgcctgggaaatcccatggacagaggagcctggcaggctacagtccatggcgtcgcaaaagAGTGAGCAACTGACACGTTCAACACTTGTTAACAGCAGTTTCAAGTTCTTTCATCCTTGTTTCACTCTCCCTAAAGGTGGAACCAACTACAGCTGCCCCTGAATAAGGAATGTCTGTGTCTGAGCTATTCAGTTTCCATCCTGAGTTCTCTTCTTAAAAATCTCTAAACTCATCCTGAGTTCTCTAAAGGATCCCAGTTTTGAAAacttaactcatttttttttccaggaaggtaagagaagaagataaaatatttattagatgtTACTCAATTTGAACAACAGTCAAATGAAGGAAGGTATTTTAGTAGAGTGCTTAAACAACTTTCCCA encodes:
- the KCNS3 gene encoding potassium voltage-gated channel subfamily S member 3 isoform X3; the protein is MVEAGDACIEASVNSLVSLPSQLSTAWIHHGVWLGKLLSCHSEEAILELCDDYSVADKEYYFDRNPSLFRYVLNFYYTGKLHVMEELCVFSFCQEIEYWGINELFLDSCCSNRYQERKEENHEKDWDQKSNDVSTDSSFEESSLFEKELEKFDKLRFGQLRKKIWIRMENPAYCLSAKLIAISSLSVVLASIVAMCIHSMSEFQNEDGDVDDPVLEGVEIACIAWFTGELAIRLVTAPCQKKFWKNPLNIIDFVSIVPFYATLAVDTKEEESEDIENMGKVVQILRLMRIFRILKLARHSVGLRSLGATLRHSYHEVGLLLLFLSVGISIFSVLIYSVEKDDHTSSLTSIPVCWWWATISMTTVGYGDTHPVTLVGKLIASTCIICGILVVALPITIIFNKFSKYYQKQKDIDVDQCSEDVPEKCQELPYFNIRDIYAQRMHAFITSLSSVGIVVSDPDSTDASSIEDNEDVYNTASLENLPPT
- the KCNS3 gene encoding potassium voltage-gated channel subfamily S member 3 isoform X1, producing MMMDVPLGRMRAECVTSTPQGASVNSLVSLPSQLSTAWIHHGVWLGKLLSCHSEEAILELCDDYSVADKEYYFDRNPSLFRYVLNFYYTGKLHVMEELCVFSFCQEIEYWGINELFLDSCCSNRYQERKEENHEKDWDQKSNDVSTDSSFEESSLFEKELEKFDKLRFGQLRKKIWIRMENPAYCLSAKLIAISSLSVVLASIVAMCIHSMSEFQNEDGDVDDPVLEGVEIACIAWFTGELAIRLVTAPCQKKFWKNPLNIIDFVSIVPFYATLAVDTKEEESEDIENMGKVVQILRLMRIFRILKLARHSVGLRSLGATLRHSYHEVGLLLLFLSVGISIFSVLIYSVEKDDHTSSLTSIPVCWWWATISMTTVGYGDTHPVTLVGKLIASTCIICGILVVALPITIIFNKFSKYYQKQKDIDVDQCSEDVPEKCQELPYFNIRDIYAQRMHAFITSLSSVGIVVSDPDSTDASSIEDNEDVYNTASLENLPPT
- the KCNS3 gene encoding potassium voltage-gated channel subfamily S member 3 isoform X2, whose product is MVFGEFFHRPGPDEELVNLNVGGFKQTVDQSTLLRFPHTRLGKLLSCHSEEAILELCDDYSVADKEYYFDRNPSLFRYVLNFYYTGKLHVMEELCVFSFCQEIEYWGINELFLDSCCSNRYQERKEENHEKDWDQKSNDVSTDSSFEESSLFEKELEKFDKLRFGQLRKKIWIRMENPAYCLSAKLIAISSLSVVLASIVAMCIHSMSEFQNEDGDVDDPVLEGVEIACIAWFTGELAIRLVTAPCQKKFWKNPLNIIDFVSIVPFYATLAVDTKEEESEDIENMGKVVQILRLMRIFRILKLARHSVGLRSLGATLRHSYHEVGLLLLFLSVGISIFSVLIYSVEKDDHTSSLTSIPVCWWWATISMTTVGYGDTHPVTLVGKLIASTCIICGILVVALPITIIFNKFSKYYQKQKDIDVDQCSEDVPEKCQELPYFNIRDIYAQRMHAFITSLSSVGIVVSDPDSTDASSIEDNEDVYNTASLENLPPT